The following proteins are encoded in a genomic region of Streptomyces lunaelactis:
- the egtA gene encoding ergothioneine biosynthesis glutamate--cysteine ligase EgtA, protein MHQPDASEYGRPIAETEAEDLLRCICFKNGPPRAVGVEVEWLVHDLHRPQHPVGADRLAAAFDQVRSLPLNSALTFEPGGQLELSSPPAASLMECIDSTAADLDAVRGALHPAGLTLTGLGLDPWHPPRRLLHEPRYDAMEAYLDRTGPAGRAMMCSSASIQICLDAGDEEPGPLGHGRRWQLAHLLGAVLMAVFANSPAREGHYTGWRSTRQAVWADLDAVRPLAPPLDQEPRSAWAAHALDAPVMCVRTAEGPWELPEELTFRQWMRSGAPRPPTREDLDYHLTTLFPPVRPRGHLELRMIDAQSGEDGWMVPLAVTTALFDDAEAAETVYRTVKPLAETAGSLPAPRNPLWVSAARDGLTDPELHAAAVTCFALALEALPRIGASDAVRDAVAAFNERHVLRGRCPADDLRIPSLGKELRT, encoded by the coding sequence ATGCATCAACCCGATGCGAGCGAGTACGGCCGGCCTATCGCCGAGACCGAGGCGGAGGACCTGCTCCGATGTATTTGCTTCAAGAACGGGCCGCCCCGCGCCGTGGGCGTGGAAGTGGAATGGCTCGTTCATGACCTGCACCGACCGCAGCACCCGGTCGGGGCCGACCGTCTCGCGGCGGCTTTCGACCAGGTGCGTTCCCTGCCCCTGAATTCGGCTCTCACCTTCGAACCCGGCGGCCAGCTGGAGCTCAGCTCCCCTCCCGCCGCCTCCCTGATGGAGTGCATCGACTCCACCGCCGCCGACCTGGACGCCGTACGCGGCGCGCTCCACCCGGCAGGCCTCACCCTCACCGGACTCGGCCTCGACCCCTGGCATCCCCCGCGCCGGCTGCTCCACGAACCCCGCTATGACGCCATGGAGGCGTATCTCGACCGGACGGGTCCGGCCGGCCGCGCCATGATGTGCAGCTCCGCGTCCATACAGATCTGTCTGGACGCGGGCGACGAGGAGCCCGGACCGCTCGGCCACGGCCGGCGCTGGCAGCTCGCGCATCTGCTGGGCGCGGTGCTGATGGCGGTCTTCGCCAACTCCCCCGCCCGGGAGGGTCATTACACCGGCTGGCGCTCGACCCGGCAGGCCGTGTGGGCCGATCTCGATGCCGTACGGCCTCTGGCACCCCCGCTCGACCAGGAGCCGCGCTCCGCCTGGGCCGCCCACGCGCTGGACGCGCCGGTGATGTGTGTCCGTACGGCAGAGGGGCCGTGGGAGCTGCCGGAAGAGCTCACGTTCCGGCAGTGGATGCGCTCAGGGGCGCCGCGCCCGCCGACCCGGGAGGATCTCGACTACCACTTGACCACGCTCTTTCCGCCCGTACGCCCCCGTGGCCATCTTGAGCTTCGCATGATCGACGCCCAGTCGGGCGAGGACGGCTGGATGGTGCCGCTCGCCGTCACCACCGCGCTCTTCGACGACGCCGAGGCGGCCGAGACGGTCTACCGCACCGTCAAACCACTGGCGGAGACGGCCGGTTCACTGCCCGCGCCGCGCAATCCGCTGTGGGTCAGTGCCGCCAGGGACGGACTGACCGATCCCGAGCTGCACGCGGCGGCGGTGACCTGCTTCGCCCTCGCCCTGGAGGCACTCCCCCGTATCGGCGCGTCCGACGCCGTACGGGACGCGGTCGCCGCCTTCAACGAGCGCCATGTCCTGCGGGGCCGATGTCCCGCCGACGATCTGCGCATCCCGTCCCTCGGGAAGGAACTCCGCACATGA
- a CDS encoding TIGR02452 family protein, whose amino-acid sequence MSARLRGIAKQTEEIVEAGHYLASDGRRVPIGPEVAAALAGTRMYGPDAVRVTPDTDRRTRFEVTGESSTQAAQRLTAAGPGPVAVLNFASARNPGGGYLNGAQAQEEALCRASALYATLRRAPEFYDHHRADRSPFYTDRVIHSPGVPVFRDDRGRLLDVPYTVGFLTSPAPNAGVIASRTPDQAHRIPAALASRAERVLETAAERGYRRLVLGAWGCGVFRNDPEAVAGAFHALLTAGGRFAGHFEEIVFAVLDRTAEGPTLGAFHRAFAGQLQP is encoded by the coding sequence ATGAGCGCACGACTGCGGGGGATCGCGAAGCAGACCGAGGAGATCGTCGAAGCGGGCCACTACCTGGCCTCGGACGGACGCCGGGTGCCGATCGGGCCCGAGGTGGCCGCCGCCTTGGCGGGCACACGGATGTACGGGCCGGATGCCGTACGGGTCACGCCGGACACGGACCGCAGGACCCGCTTCGAGGTCACCGGCGAGAGCAGCACCCAAGCCGCCCAGCGCCTGACAGCCGCGGGCCCGGGGCCCGTCGCCGTGCTGAACTTCGCCTCCGCGCGCAACCCCGGCGGCGGCTACCTCAACGGCGCACAGGCCCAGGAAGAGGCCCTCTGCCGCGCCTCGGCGCTGTACGCCACGCTGCGGCGCGCCCCCGAGTTCTACGACCACCACCGGGCAGACCGCAGCCCCTTCTACACCGACCGCGTCATCCACTCTCCCGGCGTCCCCGTGTTCCGCGACGACCGCGGCCGACTGCTGGATGTGCCGTACACGGTTGGCTTTCTGACCTCGCCCGCGCCGAACGCCGGGGTGATCGCGAGCCGCACACCGGACCAGGCGCACCGCATCCCGGCCGCTCTCGCCTCGCGCGCGGAGCGCGTGCTGGAGACGGCGGCCGAGCGCGGCTACCGGCGGCTGGTACTGGGGGCCTGGGGCTGCGGGGTGTTCCGCAACGACCCCGAGGCGGTCGCGGGCGCGTTCCACGCCCTGCTCACCGCGGGCGGCCGGTTCGCCGGCCACTTCGAGGAGATCGTCTTCGCGGTACTGGACCGTACGGCAGAGGGGCCGACCCTGGGGGCCTTCCACCGCGCCTTCGCCGGTCAGCTCCAGCCGTAG
- a CDS encoding type II toxin-antitoxin system PemK/MazF family toxin, whose amino-acid sequence MLPGVPGAFDGPSGLPGSSGPTATTEADPAEVGAVHTSYAPDRDGDPDPGEIVWTWVPFEEYDGRGKDRPVLVVAREDAGTLLAVQLSSKRHDRDREWVAIGVGPWDRAGRESWVDLDRVLRVHEDGMRREACALDRPRFDVVVRRLRERYGWS is encoded by the coding sequence ATCCTCCCCGGCGTACCCGGCGCATTCGACGGCCCGTCCGGCCTTCCGGGCAGCAGCGGCCCCACCGCCACCACCGAGGCCGATCCCGCGGAAGTGGGCGCGGTCCACACCTCGTACGCCCCGGACCGCGACGGCGATCCCGACCCCGGTGAAATCGTCTGGACCTGGGTGCCCTTCGAGGAGTACGACGGGCGCGGCAAGGACCGGCCGGTGCTCGTGGTGGCCCGCGAGGACGCGGGCACACTGCTCGCCGTACAGCTGTCCAGCAAGCGCCACGACCGCGACCGCGAGTGGGTGGCGATCGGCGTCGGGCCGTGGGACCGCGCCGGACGCGAGTCCTGGGTCGATCTCGACCGGGTGCTGCGGGTCCACGAGGACGGCATGCGCCGCGAAGCCTGCGCGCTGGACCGGCCGCGTTTCGACGTGGTCGTGCGGCGGCTGCGGGAGCGCTACGGCTGGAGCTGA
- a CDS encoding SPFH domain-containing protein: MVVGVAAGLVLAAIIILIGLFKLMWRVAEPNEALIISGSTHRTEGLGEGMGFRIVTGRGTLVLPGIQAVRKLSLDLNETELSVDCVTHQGIPLKVRGVVIFKVGDDFVSIANAGRRFLDQQKLMAERVHNVFAGHLRSIVGGLTVEDMIRDREKLTGQTRAACGTEMEKLGLIVDSLQIHEIEDPTGYIKNLAMPHAAAVQRDARIAQAEANRRATEAEQQAAARMSEATRDSEILQAGYQAEREAAAAKAKQAGPLADAAARQEVVVQMTRVAELEAQRREQQLQADVRKPADAAAYEKRTLAEGERDARISAAQAEAKETELASAAQATATRVTGEAEAAANQARGLAVAAAVKAKGLAEAEAIKARAAALAENQEAVVAQQLAEKWPEIVEAGAGAFSNVDHMILLNGADGMSEMFAKALTMGGTGLGLARQVLSTMNQNGGPSAQNGAAASVKGAAPPAPRTEEISETISEKIPVTDEPKD, from the coding sequence ATGGTCGTCGGCGTCGCGGCGGGACTCGTACTCGCTGCCATCATCATCCTGATCGGCCTGTTCAAGCTCATGTGGCGAGTCGCCGAGCCGAACGAAGCGCTGATCATTTCCGGTTCCACGCACAGGACCGAAGGTCTTGGCGAGGGCATGGGGTTCCGTATCGTCACCGGACGCGGAACGCTCGTCCTGCCCGGTATCCAGGCGGTGCGCAAACTGTCGCTGGATCTCAATGAGACCGAACTGTCCGTGGACTGCGTGACACACCAGGGCATTCCGCTGAAGGTGCGCGGGGTGGTCATCTTCAAGGTCGGCGACGACTTCGTGTCGATCGCCAACGCCGGACGCCGCTTCCTCGATCAGCAGAAGCTGATGGCGGAGCGGGTCCACAACGTCTTCGCGGGCCATCTGCGGTCCATCGTCGGCGGGTTGACGGTCGAGGACATGATCCGCGACCGGGAGAAGCTGACCGGTCAGACCCGGGCGGCCTGCGGCACCGAGATGGAGAAGCTGGGTCTGATCGTGGACTCGCTGCAGATCCATGAGATCGAGGACCCGACCGGTTACATCAAGAATCTCGCCATGCCGCACGCCGCCGCGGTGCAGCGGGACGCCCGTATCGCGCAGGCCGAGGCGAACCGGCGGGCGACGGAGGCCGAGCAGCAGGCCGCGGCCCGGATGTCGGAGGCGACGAGGGACAGCGAGATCCTGCAGGCCGGCTATCAGGCGGAGCGTGAGGCGGCAGCGGCGAAGGCGAAGCAGGCCGGTCCGCTCGCGGACGCGGCGGCGCGCCAGGAGGTCGTGGTCCAGATGACGCGGGTCGCCGAGCTGGAGGCACAGCGCCGTGAGCAGCAGCTCCAGGCGGATGTGCGCAAGCCCGCCGACGCGGCGGCATACGAGAAGCGGACGCTCGCGGAGGGCGAGCGGGACGCCCGTATCTCGGCGGCGCAGGCGGAGGCGAAGGAGACCGAACTGGCGAGCGCGGCGCAGGCCACGGCGACCCGGGTGACGGGTGAGGCCGAGGCCGCGGCGAACCAGGCGCGCGGGCTGGCGGTGGCCGCGGCGGTGAAGGCGAAGGGTCTTGCGGAGGCCGAGGCGATCAAGGCGCGCGCGGCCGCGCTCGCCGAGAACCAGGAGGCGGTCGTCGCCCAGCAACTGGCCGAGAAGTGGCCGGAGATCGTCGAGGCGGGCGCCGGCGCGTTCAGCAATGTGGACCACATGATCCTGCTGAACGGGGCCGACGGAATGTCGGAGATGTTCGCGAAGGCGCTGACGATGGGCGGTACGGGTCTTGGTCTGGCCCGGCAGGTGCTGTCGACCATGAACCAGAACGGTGGACCCAGTGCCCAGAACGGCGCGGCGGCCTCGGTGAAGGGCGCGGCGCCGCCCGCCCCGCGCACCGAGGAGATCAGCGAAACGATCAGCGAGAAGATCCCGGTGACGGACGAGCCGAAGGACTGA
- a CDS encoding alpha/beta fold hydrolase: protein MQLHTTTWGEGDRVALLVHGIMADHRTWRRVGPELAERGYRAIAVDLRGHGASARGEYSQQLFADDLVETLPVGAELAIGHSLGGLALSLAVERLAPRRAVYCDPAWRIAAADGGFGPEQFAEAKALRRDQIIAMNPRWEAADVEIELETVRVWDEGTAFGIADAFGADLRPAKPAVPSLVTLADPSLLISPKDAAELAARGFEVRTVRGAGHTIHRDDFDGFMSSLDGWI from the coding sequence GTGCAGCTCCACACCACCACTTGGGGCGAGGGCGACCGCGTCGCGCTCCTCGTCCACGGGATCATGGCCGACCACCGCACCTGGCGGAGGGTCGGACCCGAGCTCGCCGAGCGGGGCTACCGCGCCATCGCCGTCGATCTGCGCGGCCATGGTGCGAGCGCCCGCGGCGAGTACAGCCAGCAGCTCTTCGCCGACGATCTCGTCGAAACACTGCCCGTCGGCGCCGAACTGGCCATAGGCCACTCGCTGGGCGGCCTGGCACTGTCGCTCGCTGTGGAGCGGCTCGCGCCGCGGCGCGCTGTCTACTGCGACCCGGCGTGGCGTATCGCCGCTGCCGACGGGGGTTTTGGACCCGAGCAGTTCGCCGAGGCCAAGGCGCTGCGGCGGGACCAGATCATTGCCATGAACCCGCGCTGGGAAGCCGCGGACGTCGAGATCGAGCTGGAGACGGTGCGGGTCTGGGACGAGGGCACCGCGTTCGGCATCGCCGACGCCTTCGGCGCCGACCTGCGTCCGGCGAAGCCGGCGGTGCCCTCGCTCGTGACGCTCGCCGACCCGAGTCTCCTCATCTCCCCAAAGGACGCCGCCGAGTTGGCGGCGCGCGGCTTCGAGGTCCGTACGGTCAGGGGCGCGGGCCACACCATCCACCGCGACGACTTCGACGGTTTCATGAGCTCGCTGGACGGCTGGATCTGA
- a CDS encoding LacI family DNA-binding transcriptional regulator — MSQTPKQSAEHPVPTSADVARLAGVSRATVSYVLNNTSAVRISEPTRRRVREAAEELGYVPHAAARSLRAGHTRMVLLPAAHVPVGPLYSRFFNELQWALRRLDYTVVQYGSLGLDGDEAARAWAELRPVAVVSLGEVALTPHGVGVLKRSGAKAVITLGPERVEGAHSLVMDQREVGGCAAAHLIGRGYRNIGVLMPDEPGLELFSRPRLEGATEAAMRTGARIEPLTMSYDEESAAALAADWRGLGLDAVYAYNDEYAMLLMRALQDEGVAIPRETAVMGADDLLLGKLLRPRLSTVQIDLVTGQRLAGLVDRVVRDPGAEPERHDLMRARAVHRESS; from the coding sequence ATGAGCCAGACACCCAAGCAGTCCGCAGAACACCCCGTCCCGACCAGTGCCGATGTCGCCCGGCTGGCCGGAGTCTCGCGAGCCACCGTCTCCTACGTCCTCAACAACACCTCGGCCGTACGGATCAGTGAGCCCACCCGCCGCCGCGTCCGCGAGGCCGCCGAGGAGCTGGGCTATGTGCCCCACGCCGCGGCCCGCAGTCTGCGCGCCGGGCACACCCGGATGGTGCTGCTGCCCGCCGCCCACGTCCCGGTCGGCCCGCTCTACAGCCGCTTCTTCAACGAGCTGCAGTGGGCGCTGCGGCGCCTCGACTACACCGTCGTCCAGTACGGCAGCCTCGGCCTCGACGGCGACGAGGCCGCCCGCGCCTGGGCCGAACTCCGCCCGGTCGCGGTCGTCTCGCTCGGCGAGGTCGCGCTCACCCCGCACGGCGTCGGCGTCCTCAAGCGCTCAGGCGCGAAAGCCGTCATAACGCTGGGCCCCGAGCGCGTCGAGGGAGCGCACTCCCTCGTGATGGACCAGCGGGAGGTCGGCGGCTGCGCGGCCGCGCATCTGATCGGCCGGGGCTACCGGAACATCGGCGTCCTGATGCCCGACGAGCCCGGCCTGGAGCTCTTCTCCCGCCCCCGGCTGGAGGGCGCGACCGAGGCCGCGATGCGCACCGGCGCCCGGATCGAGCCGCTGACCATGTCGTACGACGAGGAGTCGGCCGCCGCACTCGCCGCCGACTGGCGCGGACTCGGCCTCGACGCGGTGTACGCGTACAACGACGAGTACGCCATGCTCCTGATGCGCGCACTGCAGGACGAGGGCGTCGCCATTCCGCGCGAGACGGCGGTGATGGGCGCGGACGATCTGCTGCTGGGGAAGCTGCTGCGACCTCGTCTGAGCACCGTGCAGATCGATCTGGTCACCGGTCAGCGGCTGGCCGGACTCGTCGACCGCGTCGTACGCGACCCCGGTGCCGAGCCCGAGCGGCACGACCTCATGAGGGCGCGGGCCGTCCACCGGGAGTCCAGCTGA
- a CDS encoding thiolase family protein, which yields MSIRDVYVVDAVRTPIGKFGGALSRVRPDDLAAHVVKALVDRAPELDPARIDDVVFGDANGAGEDNRDVARMAVLLAGLPASVPGVTVNRLCGSGLEAVIQAARAVALGDASIAIAGGVESMSRAPWVLQKPERAFPAGHQQLHSTTLGWRMTNPRMPAEWTIPLGESAELIAGKHRISRERQDAFALASHQKAAEAWGKGLYDGEVVPYEGVDLARDECIRDSTSMEALAKLKPSFRQEGTVTAGNSSPLNDGAAALLLVDEDGLRATGREPLARIRTSAVTGIEPQLFGLGPVQAVRRALSKAGKSFADLTTFELNEAFAAQSLGCLAEWPELDPSLVNPRGGAIAIGHPLGASGARLAGSVAHQLAAAGSGTGLAALCIGVGQGLALVLER from the coding sequence ATGAGTATCCGCGACGTCTATGTCGTCGACGCCGTCCGCACCCCGATCGGAAAGTTCGGGGGCGCGCTCTCCCGCGTACGTCCCGACGATCTCGCCGCGCATGTCGTCAAGGCGCTCGTGGACCGCGCTCCGGAGCTCGACCCGGCCCGTATCGACGATGTGGTCTTCGGTGATGCCAACGGCGCGGGCGAGGACAACCGCGACGTTGCCCGCATGGCCGTTCTCCTCGCCGGGCTGCCCGCCTCCGTGCCCGGCGTCACTGTCAACCGGCTGTGCGGCTCGGGTCTGGAAGCGGTCATCCAGGCCGCCCGCGCCGTCGCGCTCGGCGACGCGTCGATCGCGATCGCGGGCGGCGTCGAGTCGATGTCCCGCGCCCCCTGGGTGCTGCAGAAGCCCGAACGGGCCTTTCCCGCAGGGCATCAGCAGCTGCACTCGACGACCCTGGGCTGGCGTATGACCAACCCGCGGATGCCGGCCGAGTGGACGATCCCGCTCGGCGAGAGCGCCGAACTCATCGCCGGTAAGCACAGAATCAGCCGCGAGCGGCAGGACGCCTTCGCTCTCGCCAGCCACCAGAAGGCCGCCGAGGCCTGGGGCAAGGGGCTGTACGACGGTGAGGTCGTCCCGTACGAAGGTGTGGACCTGGCACGCGACGAATGCATACGCGACTCCACGTCCATGGAGGCGCTCGCCAAGCTGAAGCCGTCCTTCCGCCAGGAAGGCACCGTGACGGCGGGCAATTCCTCGCCGCTCAACGACGGCGCCGCGGCGCTCCTGCTGGTCGACGAGGACGGGCTGCGGGCGACCGGCCGCGAGCCGCTGGCCCGGATCCGTACCTCGGCTGTCACCGGCATCGAGCCGCAGCTCTTCGGCCTCGGCCCGGTTCAGGCGGTGCGCCGGGCTCTGTCCAAGGCCGGCAAGTCCTTCGCGGACCTGACCACCTTCGAACTCAACGAGGCCTTCGCGGCCCAGTCGCTCGGCTGTCTCGCCGAATGGCCCGAGCTGGATCCGTCCCTGGTCAACCCGCGCGGCGGGGCCATCGCGATCGGCCACCCACTCGGCGCTTCGGGAGCCCGGCTGGCCGGATCCGTCGCCCATCAGCTCGCTGCCGCGGGCTCCGGAACCGGCCTCGCCGCCCTCTGCATCGGCGTCGGCCAGGGGCTCGCCCTGGTCCTGGAACGCTGA
- the trxA gene encoding thioredoxin: protein MSTVELTKENFDQVVTDNDFILIDFWASWCGPCRQFAPVYEGASERHPDLVFAKVDTEAQQELAAAFEIRSIPTLMIVRDNVAVFAQPGALPEATLEDVIGQARALDMDEVRKSIDDAKGGAEAETSTEA, encoded by the coding sequence ATGAGCACTGTTGAGCTCACCAAGGAAAACTTCGATCAGGTCGTGACGGACAACGACTTCATCCTGATCGACTTCTGGGCTTCTTGGTGCGGTCCTTGCCGACAGTTCGCCCCCGTCTACGAGGGTGCCTCGGAGCGCCATCCCGACCTGGTCTTCGCGAAGGTCGACACGGAGGCCCAGCAGGAGCTCGCCGCCGCCTTCGAGATCCGTTCCATCCCCACGCTGATGATCGTGCGTGACAATGTCGCGGTCTTCGCCCAGCCCGGCGCGCTGCCCGAGGCCACGCTCGAGGACGTGATCGGTCAGGCGCGCGCGCTGGACATGGACGAGGTCCGCAAGTCGATCGACGACGCCAAGGGCGGCGCCGAGGCGGAGACCTCGACAGAGGCCTAG
- a CDS encoding dihydrolipoyl dehydrogenase family protein, which translates to MTEAVEYDVVVVGGGPTGENVVDRARAAGLSTALVESELVGGECSYWACMPSKALLRPAITRADARRVPGLRQSVQGPLDAEAVLAHRDEFTSHWKDDGQAAWIDSTGARLYRGQGRLQGPKKVLVDGPEGERHVLTARHAVAVCTGSRAVLPDIPGLAGAKAWTSREATSAQTVPGRLAVVGGGVVGVEMATAWNALGSQVTLLVRGGGLLPRMEPFVGEHVADALTEAGARIRTHTDVAAVVRADGTGPVTLVLEGGEQIEADEVLFATGRAPRTDGLGLETVGLEPGSWLSVDDSCRVEGSDWLYAVGDVNHRALLTHQGKYQARIAGAAIAARARRVPLLETDRWGAHSATADHAATPQVIFTDPEAAAAGLSLAEAEAAGHRVRAVDYDLASVAGAGLYGDGYRGHARMIVDLDREILLGVTFVGPGVGELLHSATVAIAGEVPIERLWHAVPAYPTISEIWLRLLETYRDA; encoded by the coding sequence ATGACGGAAGCTGTGGAATATGACGTGGTGGTCGTGGGCGGCGGCCCGACAGGGGAGAACGTCGTGGACAGGGCCAGGGCGGCGGGCCTGAGTACGGCGCTCGTGGAGAGCGAGCTGGTCGGCGGTGAGTGTTCGTACTGGGCGTGCATGCCGAGCAAGGCGCTGCTGCGCCCGGCGATCACCCGCGCCGACGCGCGCCGGGTCCCGGGCCTGCGCCAGTCGGTACAGGGCCCGCTCGACGCGGAGGCCGTGCTGGCCCATCGTGACGAGTTCACCTCCCACTGGAAGGACGACGGCCAGGCTGCCTGGATCGACTCGACCGGCGCCCGCCTCTACCGGGGGCAGGGCCGGCTGCAGGGACCGAAGAAGGTCCTCGTCGACGGCCCCGAGGGCGAGCGCCATGTGCTGACCGCCCGGCACGCCGTCGCGGTCTGCACCGGCAGTCGTGCCGTCCTGCCCGACATCCCCGGCCTGGCCGGAGCCAAGGCCTGGACGAGCCGCGAGGCCACCAGCGCCCAAACGGTGCCGGGGCGGCTCGCGGTCGTCGGCGGGGGAGTGGTCGGCGTGGAGATGGCCACCGCCTGGAACGCGCTCGGCTCGCAGGTCACCCTGCTGGTACGCGGCGGGGGCCTGCTGCCCCGGATGGAACCGTTCGTCGGCGAGCACGTCGCCGACGCGCTGACAGAGGCCGGCGCCCGGATCCGTACGCACACCGACGTCGCCGCCGTCGTACGCGCCGACGGCACAGGACCCGTCACGCTGGTCCTCGAAGGCGGCGAGCAGATCGAGGCCGACGAGGTCCTCTTCGCCACCGGCCGCGCACCGCGCACCGACGGCCTCGGCCTGGAGACGGTGGGGCTGGAGCCGGGCTCCTGGCTGTCCGTCGACGACAGCTGCCGCGTCGAGGGAAGCGACTGGCTGTACGCGGTCGGCGATGTGAACCACCGTGCGCTCCTCACCCACCAGGGAAAGTACCAGGCCCGTATCGCGGGAGCCGCCATCGCGGCCCGGGCACGGCGCGTGCCGCTGCTCGAGACCGACCGCTGGGGCGCGCACTCGGCGACCGCCGACCACGCCGCGACGCCGCAGGTCATCTTCACCGACCCCGAGGCGGCGGCCGCCGGGCTCTCGCTCGCGGAGGCCGAGGCGGCGGGCCACCGCGTGCGCGCCGTCGACTACGACCTGGCCTCGGTGGCGGGCGCGGGCCTGTACGGCGACGGGTACCGCGGCCACGCCCGGATGATCGTCGACCTGGACCGGGAGATCCTGCTGGGCGTCACCTTCGTGGGGCCGGGGGTCGGCGAGCTGCTGCACTCGGCGACGGTCGCGATCGCGGGCGAGGTGCCGATCGAGCGCCTGTGGCATGCGGTACCCGCGTACCCGACGATCAGCGAGATCTGGCTGCGCCTCCTGGAGACGTACCGGGATGCCTGA
- a CDS encoding ketopantoate reductase C-terminal domain-containing protein, which yields MSAAAGSPVPDDQLAAITATVTQAGSPFAPSMYRDVAHERPTEAEHVFADLVTRARTLSVGTPLLDLATLHLRVHQHRTADRALERLGG from the coding sequence GTGTCGGCCGCAGCGGGTTCCCCCGTCCCCGACGACCAACTCGCCGCCATCACGGCGACGGTGACCCAGGCGGGATCCCCGTTCGCACCCTCCATGTACCGCGACGTCGCGCACGAGCGCCCCACCGAGGCCGAGCACGTCTTCGCCGATCTGGTGACGCGCGCCCGCACCCTGTCGGTCGGCACCCCGCTGCTCGACCTGGCCACTCTGCATCTGCGCGTCCACCAGCACCGCACTGCCGACAGGGCACTTGAGCGCCTCGGCGGCTAG
- a CDS encoding tetratricopeptide repeat protein, whose translation MKDTYYEFGTAAERWDRAQLFFDAKEYVTAVRILGGLVEEAPEQIAPRLLLARAYYHSAQLRRAEAELRAVLELSPVEHYARLMLGRTLERQGREKDAAPHLRMAAAMSGDLVPGI comes from the coding sequence GTGAAGGACACGTACTACGAGTTCGGTACCGCGGCCGAGCGCTGGGACCGCGCGCAGCTGTTCTTCGACGCGAAGGAGTACGTCACGGCGGTCCGCATTCTCGGCGGGCTGGTCGAGGAGGCGCCGGAGCAGATCGCGCCCCGCCTGCTGCTCGCCCGTGCCTACTACCACTCGGCGCAGCTGCGCCGGGCCGAGGCCGAGCTGCGCGCCGTGCTGGAGCTCAGCCCGGTGGAGCACTATGCGCGGCTGATGCTGGGCCGCACGCTGGAGCGTCAGGGGCGCGAGAAGGACGCGGCGCCGCATCTGCGGATGGCGGCGGCGATGTCCGGGGACCTGGTCCCGGGTATCTAG
- a CDS encoding pirin family protein: MSNLDPQAALSVCGGRGFVVAEPVRELLSPRRVQLGESTVVRRLLPNLGRRMVGAWAFVDHYGPDDIADESGMQVPPHPHMGLQTVSWLHEGEVLHRDSTGSLVTIGPRELGLMTSGRAISHSEESPKPHARFLHGAQLWVALPDGDRHVEPRFQHHTDLPTVTAPGLTATVILGSLDGAASPGTTYTPLVGADLALAQGTTTSLPLDPDFEYAVLSMSGEAHVDGVPVLPGSMLYLGCGRTELPVRAESDAGLMLLGGEPFEEEIVMWWNFVGRTNEEIAQARADWTTGSRFGEVKGYDGPPLQAPELPAVALKPRGRVR; this comes from the coding sequence ATGAGCAATCTCGATCCTCAGGCCGCCCTCTCCGTCTGCGGCGGTCGTGGCTTCGTCGTCGCCGAGCCCGTCCGTGAACTCCTCAGCCCCCGCCGGGTCCAGCTCGGCGAGTCCACCGTGGTCCGCAGGCTGCTGCCCAACCTCGGCCGCCGGATGGTGGGAGCCTGGGCCTTCGTCGACCACTACGGTCCCGACGACATCGCGGACGAGTCCGGCATGCAGGTCCCGCCCCACCCCCACATGGGCCTGCAGACCGTGAGCTGGCTCCACGAGGGCGAGGTGCTGCACCGCGACAGCACCGGCAGCCTGGTGACGATCGGCCCGCGCGAGCTGGGCCTGATGACCTCCGGGCGGGCGATCAGCCACTCCGAAGAGAGCCCCAAGCCGCACGCCCGCTTCCTGCACGGAGCCCAGCTCTGGGTCGCGCTCCCCGACGGCGACCGGCACGTCGAGCCGCGGTTCCAGCACCACACGGACCTGCCGACCGTCACCGCGCCCGGTCTGACCGCCACCGTGATCCTCGGCAGCCTCGACGGTGCCGCCTCGCCCGGGACCACGTACACGCCGCTGGTCGGCGCCGATCTGGCGCTCGCCCAGGGCACTACAACGAGCCTGCCGCTGGACCCCGACTTCGAGTACGCCGTGCTGTCCATGTCCGGTGAGGCCCATGTTGACGGCGTGCCCGTACTCCCCGGCTCGATGCTCTACCTCGGCTGCGGCCGCACCGAACTCCCCGTGCGCGCCGAATCCGACGCGGGTCTGATGCTCCTCGGCGGCGAGCCTTTCGAGGAGGAGATCGTCATGTGGTGGAATTTTGTGGGGCGTACGAACGAGGAGATCGCCCAGGCCCGCGCGGACTGGACGACCGGCTCCCGCTTCGGCGAGGTGAAGGGCTACGACGGTCCTCCGCTGCAGGCCCCGGAACTACCCGCCGTTGCCCTGAAACCGCGCGGGCGGGTGCGCTGA